From Flavobacterium alkalisoli, the proteins below share one genomic window:
- a CDS encoding response regulator, with product MNKRGEIIIVDDDIDDLDILEEIYSMLPFENKLVLFHDGEEVYSYLKDPEAYPFLIISDINMPRMNGFELRDKVLSDAEISGKIIPFVFISTSADRTMMKKYCRKSFHGYFEKKSDITEMTNMMERIIGYWKDGIPSD from the coding sequence ATGAATAAGCGAGGAGAAATAATTATTGTTGATGATGATATTGATGATCTCGATATTTTAGAAGAAATATATAGTATGTTGCCCTTTGAGAACAAACTGGTGTTGTTTCATGATGGGGAAGAGGTTTATTCTTATCTTAAAGATCCTGAGGCTTATCCTTTTTTGATTATTTCAGATATCAATATGCCCAGGATGAATGGTTTCGAACTGCGGGATAAGGTATTAAGTGATGCCGAAATCTCAGGGAAGATTATCCCTTTTGTATTTATTTCCACATCGGCCGACAGGACTATGATGAAGAAATATTGCCGGAAATCATTTCATGGCTATTTTGAAAAAAAGAGCGATATAACTGAGATGACTAATATGATGGAAAGAATAATAGGATATTGGAAGGATGGCATACCTTCGGATTAA
- a CDS encoding response regulator: protein MENLKPIVLIDDDIDYIDLMVEAYGTLPYRNKLLIFHDSIRAYEHLVDNSIAPFLVISDIIMPKMNGFELRENIQANPKFSGHMVPFVFLTGAAELPHSSNKSLAENGFFEKKSDFQDLRKTLGEIINYHYNMVEV, encoded by the coding sequence ATGGAAAACCTTAAACCAATAGTACTTATAGACGACGATATTGATTATATCGATTTAATGGTGGAAGCTTACGGAACGCTTCCGTACAGAAACAAACTTCTGATTTTTCATGACAGTATAAGGGCTTATGAGCATCTTGTTGACAATAGTATAGCCCCTTTTTTAGTGATAAGCGATATTATTATGCCAAAAATGAACGGTTTTGAGTTACGAGAAAATATACAGGCAAATCCGAAATTCTCAGGACATATGGTCCCGTTTGTTTTCTTAACGGGTGCGGCTGAGTTGCCACATAGTAGTAACAAGAGTTTAGCAGAAAATGGTTTTTTTGAGAAAAAATCAGATTTTCAGGATCTGAGAAAAACATTAGGCGAAATTATAAATTACCATTATAATATGGTTGAAGTGTAG
- a CDS encoding FMN-dependent NADH-azoreductase, producing the protein MKQILHIQSSLMGTQSYSIKLGNAIVEKIQKKYPGSTIEELNLVENDIPHLTPEVLGTFFIPEEQMTEKDRKSIQLSNQLVEQLMNADIIVIGAPLINFAIHSSLKSWIDHITRAGVTFGYGEDGRPVGMVKGKKVYVAMASGGIYSEGPGKDNDFVAPYLKNFLGFLGMTDLAVLRAEGLKIPGIKETAMEKAIASIVID; encoded by the coding sequence ATGAAACAAATCCTCCATATTCAATCAAGCTTAATGGGTACGCAGTCGTATAGTATCAAATTAGGAAATGCTATAGTAGAAAAAATTCAGAAAAAATACCCAGGTAGTACTATTGAAGAGTTAAACCTGGTAGAGAATGATATACCACATCTAACTCCTGAAGTATTAGGTACATTCTTTATACCTGAAGAGCAAATGACCGAAAAAGACCGAAAATCTATTCAACTCTCCAATCAATTGGTTGAACAATTAATGAATGCTGATATTATTGTAATCGGTGCACCGCTTATCAACTTTGCAATACACTCATCACTAAAATCATGGATTGACCATATTACAAGAGCTGGAGTCACTTTTGGATATGGGGAAGACGGCCGTCCTGTCGGTATGGTAAAAGGCAAAAAAGTATATGTAGCTATGGCATCAGGTGGCATCTATTCTGAAGGCCCCGGAAAAGATAATGACTTTGTTGCCCCCTACCTGAAAAACTTTCTCGGTTTTTTAGGAATGACTGATCTCGCAGTATTACGGGCTGAAGGTCTTAAAATACCCGGAATTAAAGAAACGGCTATGGAAAAAGCAATTGCAAGTATTGTAATTGACTAG
- a CDS encoding winged helix-turn-helix transcriptional regulator → METIENKTLPNKEECAGALKNVFDAIYVLNGKWKLPLVLSLMQSSKRFNEIQKEINGISPKVLANELKDLELNFLIKRNVYPTTPVSIVYEATDYSYTLKNILIELSHWGENHRNKVKGKV, encoded by the coding sequence ATGGAAACAATTGAAAATAAAACACTTCCAAATAAAGAAGAATGTGCAGGAGCTCTAAAAAACGTTTTTGATGCAATATATGTTTTAAATGGAAAATGGAAATTGCCATTAGTGCTTAGCCTCATGCAGTCTTCAAAGCGTTTTAATGAAATTCAGAAGGAAATAAATGGTATTTCGCCAAAAGTATTGGCCAATGAACTGAAAGACCTGGAATTAAATTTTCTTATTAAGCGTAATGTGTACCCCACAACCCCGGTTAGTATTGTATATGAAGCTACAGACTACAGCTATACCCTCAAAAATATACTAATTGAATTAAGTCATTGGGGCGAGAACCACAGGAATAAGGTAAAAGGTAAGGTTTAA
- the trxB gene encoding thioredoxin-disulfide reductase, with amino-acid sequence MSDSIEKIKCLIIGSGPAGYTAAIYAARADMTPVLYTGMEPGGQLTTTTEVDNFPGYPEGIDGPTMMVQLQQQAERFGTQVRIGMATAVEFSKEAGGWHKVTIDNNKEVHAQTVIISTGATAKYLGLPSEQRLRGGGVSACAVCDGFFYRGQDVAIVGAGDTAAEEATYLANICKNVTMLVRKDFMRASKAMQHRVENTPNLKVLYNTEVDEVIGDQVVEGLRMVNNQTGEKSEIAITGLFIAIGHKPNTDIFKGQLDMDETGYLITQGKSTKTNIPGVFASGDVQDKEYRQAITAAGSGCMAALDAERYLATLESH; translated from the coding sequence ATGTCTGATTCTATCGAAAAAATAAAATGTCTTATTATAGGTTCAGGTCCTGCAGGTTACACTGCTGCTATCTATGCAGCAAGGGCCGATATGACCCCAGTATTATATACCGGTATGGAACCGGGAGGCCAGCTAACTACAACTACCGAGGTTGATAACTTTCCGGGATATCCTGAAGGTATTGACGGACCAACAATGATGGTGCAGCTGCAACAGCAGGCTGAGCGTTTTGGTACTCAGGTACGTATTGGAATGGCTACAGCAGTTGAATTTAGCAAAGAAGCCGGAGGATGGCATAAGGTTACTATTGATAATAATAAAGAAGTTCATGCACAAACTGTAATTATTTCTACAGGTGCTACGGCAAAATATCTTGGATTACCAAGTGAGCAACGCCTTAGAGGCGGAGGAGTTTCTGCTTGTGCAGTATGTGACGGTTTCTTCTACAGAGGTCAGGATGTTGCTATAGTTGGAGCAGGGGATACTGCTGCAGAAGAGGCAACTTACCTTGCTAACATCTGTAAAAATGTTACCATGCTGGTAAGAAAAGATTTCATGAGAGCTTCTAAAGCTATGCAGCACCGTGTGGAGAACACTCCTAACCTAAAAGTGCTTTATAATACAGAAGTTGATGAGGTTATTGGTGATCAGGTTGTAGAAGGACTTAGAATGGTTAATAACCAGACAGGAGAGAAATCTGAAATTGCCATTACGGGACTTTTTATCGCTATTGGACACAAACCTAATACCGATATCTTTAAAGGTCAGTTGGATATGGATGAGACAGGTTACCTTATCACTCAGGGTAAGAGTACAAAAACTAACATTCCTGGTGTATTTGCTTCGGGAGATGTACAGGATAAAGAGTACAGGCAGGCAATTACTGCAGCGGGTTCAGGCTGTATGGCTGCGCTTGATGCAGAACGCTACCTTGCTACTTTAGAGAGTCATTAA
- a CDS encoding GIN domain-containing protein produces the protein MKKYFIIVLTLLLSTAAFAQKKEKIKGSKIVTVTQREIASFENLEVEDNIEIFLVKGAGEGIEIEADDNLHDAIQTDVNGSTLRIYTSKDVSRFDKFTVRVTYTPSLKNIIARHETVINALADLEADTITIKNFDYSKSYLNVRANTFSLYLNDKTKAEINFKGETGSFELSKKANLKALVVATGSAKFDLYQESVAVIEGDSPEALLRVDNSASFTGHKFTVKNLELVAEGYSNSNVMAAETAVISASGKAAVGFYGDAKIEVKTFADSAVISKKEI, from the coding sequence ATGAAAAAGTATTTTATAATAGTATTAACCTTACTGCTTAGTACCGCAGCATTTGCACAAAAAAAAGAGAAAATTAAAGGATCTAAAATCGTTACTGTTACTCAACGTGAAATAGCATCTTTTGAAAATCTGGAGGTAGAAGACAATATTGAAATCTTTTTGGTTAAAGGTGCCGGAGAGGGAATTGAGATCGAAGCAGACGATAACCTTCACGATGCCATACAAACCGATGTTAACGGAAGTACTTTAAGGATATATACCTCTAAAGATGTAAGCCGTTTTGATAAGTTTACCGTAAGGGTGACTTATACCCCAAGCCTTAAAAACATTATAGCAAGGCATGAGACCGTTATTAATGCCCTGGCCGATTTAGAAGCGGATACCATTACCATTAAAAACTTTGATTATTCAAAATCATACCTTAATGTAAGGGCAAATACCTTTAGCCTTTATCTTAATGATAAAACTAAGGCTGAAATAAACTTTAAGGGAGAAACAGGATCTTTTGAATTAAGCAAAAAGGCAAACCTAAAAGCGTTAGTAGTTGCTACGGGGTCGGCCAAATTCGACTTATATCAGGAAAGTGTAGCGGTTATAGAAGGAGATTCTCCTGAGGCGTTATTGAGAGTAGATAACAGCGCCTCTTTTACCGGACATAAATTTACCGTAAAAAACCTTGAACTCGTAGCAGAGGGGTACTCTAACAGTAATGTTATGGCGGCAGAAACAGCTGTTATTTCAGCTTCGGGTAAAGCAGCAGTTGGTTTTTATGGCGATGCCAAAATAGAAGTAAAAACTTTTGCTGACAGCGCAGTTATCTCTAAAAAAGAAATCTAA
- a CDS encoding nuclear transport factor 2 family protein: MKNIIIVFVLLTSAISTAQDKYPQSQKELKEKIIALDSKAFEMYNTCNLEQFSTFFTEDLEFYHDKAGYSKGLDKLIESMRNYICNDLNKKVLRKPLTNTFKVYPLEGYGAILTGEHEFYMVENNSEKKTGTAKFTHVWLLIDGTWKMSRILSYDHKATE; the protein is encoded by the coding sequence ATGAAAAATATAATCATCGTTTTTGTCCTGCTTACCTCTGCAATCTCGACTGCACAGGATAAGTATCCTCAATCACAAAAAGAGCTTAAAGAAAAAATAATTGCCCTGGACAGTAAGGCGTTTGAAATGTACAATACCTGTAATTTGGAACAGTTCAGCACCTTTTTCACTGAAGATCTTGAGTTTTACCACGACAAGGCAGGCTACAGTAAAGGACTGGACAAATTAATTGAGAGTATGCGAAATTACATTTGTAATGACTTGAATAAAAAGGTATTACGCAAGCCGTTAACCAATACATTTAAAGTTTATCCTTTAGAGGGCTATGGGGCAATATTAACAGGGGAACATGAGTTTTATATGGTTGAGAATAATAGTGAGAAAAAAACCGGAACGGCAAAATTTACTCATGTATGGCTACTTATAGACGGAACATGGAAAATGTCGCGAATATTGAGTTATGACCATAAAGCCACAGAGTAA
- a CDS encoding head GIN domain-containing protein: MTKIVTHITKAILAIATALLLSSCGFGIDGNGNVVTSQRNADASFTSVSGNRGLEVVIEQGSQTSIVVEADDNLHEHITTKIKNGELVITSDVGIQKASSKKVIVTMPVIERIAASSGANVISKNTIKGNDIGLSSSSGSQLEVSIQAVNVTAESSSGSSLKVSGKAQKLEADSSSGSTLNAKDLLVSNADAEASSGSSVTVNPTNSLNAEASSGASVSYAGAPATINKNTSSGGKVKQE, encoded by the coding sequence ATGACAAAAATTGTAACCCATATAACAAAAGCCATATTAGCCATAGCTACCGCTTTGTTATTATCCTCTTGCGGATTTGGGATTGATGGAAACGGAAACGTCGTAACATCCCAAAGAAATGCCGATGCAAGTTTCACTTCGGTATCCGGTAACAGAGGTCTTGAAGTTGTTATTGAACAGGGAAGCCAAACATCTATAGTTGTAGAAGCCGATGATAATTTACACGAGCACATAACTACCAAGATTAAAAATGGTGAACTGGTTATTACCAGTGATGTAGGTATACAGAAAGCAAGCTCTAAAAAAGTAATAGTTACTATGCCTGTTATTGAAAGAATAGCTGCTTCTTCGGGTGCTAATGTAATTAGCAAGAATACCATTAAAGGTAATGACATAGGATTATCGTCAAGCAGCGGTAGCCAACTTGAAGTTAGTATTCAAGCCGTTAACGTAACGGCAGAATCAAGTAGCGGAAGCTCTTTAAAAGTAAGCGGGAAGGCTCAAAAACTGGAAGCAGACTCTTCAAGCGGAAGTACGCTTAACGCTAAAGACTTACTGGTATCCAATGCAGATGCTGAGGCATCGAGCGGAAGTTCGGTTACTGTAAACCCAACCAACAGCCTAAATGCAGAAGCATCTAGCGGAGCTTCAGTTTCATACGCAGGCGCTCCGGCTACAATAAATAAAAACACTTCTTCGGGAGGTAAGGTAAAACAAGAATAA
- a CDS encoding PspC domain-containing protein, with the protein MNKTVSINLGGFFFHIDEDAYQKLTRYFDAIKRSLTPDGKEEIMNDIEGRIAELLSEKLKNDKQVVSIREIDDIIAIMGQPEDYKIDEETTGSSSYSSSSQTYFAPGYTKTKKFYRDGDRGMIGGVCAGVAHYFRIDPLWVRIIFIITLFISFGTSIFVYLLLWILIPKAITTTEKLEMTGEPINITNIEKKVREEIDNISSKFQNVDYNKLGNDAKTGAERIGSGIGSVFLAIFKAISKVIGALITIFAAITLGSLIIFFFTVLFTSGIPGGPWHELMNIANYTETPLWILGLLFLITIGVPFFFLFLLGLKILIENPRPIGNTTKYTLLAIWLIAVAFSIYLGIRQATEVAYEGKTMQKEEILLTPRDTLNIKFRYDEYFAKSVDQNTDFRFVQDTTGTNLLYSNSVELYFMKTDAPTPYLQVEKVAEGGSISEARERAEKINYSFDLQGNNLTLDNCITTEVSNKFRNQKVKVYVYIPEGTIVNADKSIRHYHRSDYSLYIPYNDQDHLYKLVEDELKCLDCPFEGENGDSVDNDVVAHGHIMISEGNADINIKVTEKPKDTINK; encoded by the coding sequence ATGAACAAAACAGTAAGTATAAATTTAGGAGGTTTTTTCTTTCATATAGACGAAGACGCCTATCAAAAGTTAACCCGCTATTTTGATGCTATAAAACGCTCACTTACTCCAGATGGAAAAGAAGAGATAATGAACGACATCGAAGGCAGGATTGCAGAGCTTTTGTCAGAAAAACTTAAAAATGACAAACAGGTTGTGAGCATTAGAGAAATTGACGATATTATTGCTATAATGGGTCAGCCTGAAGATTATAAAATAGATGAAGAAACAACAGGAAGCAGTTCTTACAGTTCTTCTTCACAAACCTATTTTGCACCGGGCTACACCAAAACCAAAAAGTTTTACAGAGATGGTGACCGCGGCATGATAGGAGGCGTGTGTGCGGGTGTTGCACATTACTTCAGGATAGATCCTTTATGGGTGAGAATCATCTTTATAATAACACTTTTCATTTCATTTGGCACAAGTATTTTTGTCTACCTGCTTTTATGGATACTTATCCCAAAAGCAATTACAACTACAGAAAAGCTTGAGATGACCGGCGAACCCATAAACATCACCAATATTGAAAAAAAGGTTCGTGAGGAAATCGACAATATTTCCTCAAAATTTCAAAACGTAGATTACAACAAGTTGGGAAACGATGCAAAAACTGGTGCCGAAAGAATTGGCAGTGGCATCGGTAGTGTATTTCTTGCAATTTTTAAAGCAATCTCTAAGGTAATTGGTGCGCTAATAACAATTTTTGCAGCCATTACACTGGGTAGCCTTATCATATTTTTCTTTACAGTATTGTTTACTTCAGGAATACCGGGCGGCCCTTGGCATGAACTAATGAATATTGCCAATTATACCGAAACTCCGCTATGGATATTAGGTTTGCTTTTCCTTATAACTATTGGAGTACCTTTCTTCTTCCTATTCCTTCTGGGACTTAAAATTCTTATTGAAAACCCAAGGCCTATAGGTAATACAACAAAGTATACACTGCTTGCCATCTGGCTTATTGCTGTAGCCTTCTCAATATATCTTGGAATAAGACAGGCTACAGAAGTAGCTTATGAAGGTAAAACAATGCAGAAAGAAGAAATATTACTTACACCAAGAGACACTTTAAATATTAAGTTTAGGTATGATGAATATTTTGCCAAATCAGTAGATCAGAATACAGACTTCAGGTTTGTACAGGATACTACAGGTACCAACCTACTTTACTCTAATAGTGTTGAGCTTTATTTTATGAAAACCGATGCCCCAACTCCATACCTACAGGTAGAGAAAGTAGCTGAAGGCGGCTCTATAAGCGAAGCAAGGGAAAGAGCAGAAAAGATAAACTACAGTTTTGATTTACAAGGAAATAATTTAACTTTAGACAATTGTATTACAACTGAGGTTAGCAACAAGTTTAGAAACCAAAAGGTTAAAGTATATGTTTATATTCCGGAAGGTACAATTGTAAATGCCGACAAAAGTATAAGACATTACCACAGAAGCGACTATTCTTTGTATATCCCGTATAATGATCAGGATCATTTGTATAAGCTTGTAGAAGACGAACTGAAGTGCCTTGATTGCCCTTTTGAAGGAGAAAACGGTGACAGCGTTGATAATGATGTGGTGGCACACGGTCATATAATGATATCTGAAGGCAATGCCGACATTAATATAAAAGTTACGGAGAAGCCAAAAGATACAATCAACAAATAA
- a CDS encoding PadR family transcriptional regulator — MNIENTKAQMRKGVLEFCILSVLKEKDAYTSEILDTLKNAKLLVVEGTVYPLLTRLKNDGLLSYRWEESTSGPPRKYYGLTDEGKEFLKELSITWTELSDAVNIITSQNS, encoded by the coding sequence ATGAACATTGAAAACACAAAGGCGCAAATGCGTAAAGGGGTATTGGAATTTTGCATCCTTTCAGTTTTAAAGGAAAAGGATGCCTACACATCAGAAATTCTGGATACTCTTAAAAACGCTAAGCTGCTGGTAGTAGAGGGTACTGTTTACCCTTTGCTTACAAGACTGAAAAACGACGGGCTTCTTAGCTATCGCTGGGAAGAATCAACCTCGGGGCCACCAAGAAAATATTACGGGCTTACCGATGAAGGAAAAGAATTTTTAAAAGAATTAAGTATCACCTGGACAGAATTGTCCGACGCAGTAAACATTATAACAAGTCAAAACTCATAG
- a CDS encoding DUF4870 domain-containing protein yields METTANRNTAILMQLSAYTQYFIPLGNFIFPVIIWSIKKQESKFVDYNGKQIINFQLSLLVYSLLLVIIAVPLLLYTVFSGMDFNSIDAFNNMEQQFTTGRISGIAAIAIIAAVLFITLKFVEFFLIIYASVKNSNGENYNYPFTIKFIK; encoded by the coding sequence ATGGAAACCACAGCAAACCGAAATACAGCCATACTGATGCAGCTTAGCGCTTACACACAGTACTTTATACCTCTTGGAAATTTTATTTTTCCGGTAATAATATGGAGTATTAAAAAACAGGAATCTAAATTTGTAGACTATAACGGAAAGCAAATCATTAATTTTCAGCTTAGCCTTTTAGTGTACTCGCTACTATTAGTTATCATAGCTGTACCACTATTGCTTTATACAGTGTTTAGCGGAATGGATTTTAACTCTATAGATGCATTTAACAATATGGAACAACAATTTACAACAGGCAGGATATCAGGCATCGCCGCAATTGCCATAATAGCAGCTGTTCTGTTCATTACTTTAAAATTTGTTGAGTTCTTTTTAATAATATATGCCTCAGTAAAAAACAGTAATGGAGAAAATTACAATTATCCATTCACCATAAAATTTATAAAATAA
- a CDS encoding DUF4442 domain-containing protein: protein MRFTPSKLNSFLFLKLPSAYICGVRVKQITTEQCIVTVKHRWINQNPFNSMYFAVQAMAAELTTGALVMYHIKESSKKISMLVANNKGNFTKKAKGRITFVSNDGHVIKNAIERAIETGEGQTFWMKSIGKDEAGDQVSQMEFEWSIKVK, encoded by the coding sequence ATGCGCTTTACACCATCAAAACTTAATTCGTTTTTGTTTTTAAAATTACCTTCGGCTTATATATGCGGGGTAAGGGTAAAACAAATAACTACAGAGCAATGTATTGTTACAGTTAAACATCGCTGGATTAATCAAAACCCGTTTAATTCTATGTATTTTGCCGTTCAGGCAATGGCTGCCGAATTAACTACGGGGGCTTTAGTTATGTACCATATTAAAGAGAGCAGTAAAAAGATCTCTATGCTTGTAGCTAACAATAAAGGAAACTTTACTAAAAAGGCGAAGGGAAGGATAACTTTTGTTAGTAATGATGGGCATGTTATTAAAAATGCTATAGAAAGAGCCATAGAAACAGGTGAAGGACAAACCTTTTGGATGAAATCTATAGGTAAGGATGAGGCCGGAGACCAGGTTTCTCAAATGGAATTTGAATGGAGTATTAAGGTGAAATAG
- a CDS encoding TIGR01777 family oxidoreductase, protein MKVLITGATGLVGGELVSLLLKNGIQINYLTTSQKKIQKQDLYNGFYWDPEKGIIDESCIDEVDVVIHLAGAPIAKRWTKEYKEEILESRTLSTNVLYNLIKSKENRVHQLISASAIGIYPDSLEKVYSEDSNEVDNSFIGNVVEKWEEAVDSFSRLGIRVAKVRTGLVLSGKGGMLAEIAKPVRYGMGSAFGSGNQMQSWIDIEDLVDIYYYILNNELEGVYNAVAPYPVSQNELVKCVAKVLNKPYFMPNIPKFAMELILGEMHMLLFTSQNVSAKKIIGQGYQFKYLSLEKALENELK, encoded by the coding sequence ATGAAAGTTTTGATCACCGGCGCTACCGGGCTTGTGGGAGGTGAATTGGTATCCCTTCTTCTAAAAAACGGTATTCAAATAAACTATCTGACGACATCACAAAAAAAAATACAAAAACAGGATTTGTATAATGGTTTTTATTGGGATCCTGAAAAAGGTATTATTGATGAAAGCTGCATTGACGAAGTTGATGTTGTTATACATTTAGCAGGCGCACCTATTGCCAAACGTTGGACAAAAGAATATAAAGAAGAAATACTGGAAAGCAGGACTCTTTCAACAAATGTGCTTTACAACCTGATTAAAAGTAAAGAAAACAGGGTTCATCAGCTCATTAGTGCTTCCGCAATAGGTATTTACCCTGATAGTCTGGAGAAGGTTTATTCAGAAGATAGTAATGAGGTTGACAATTCTTTCATCGGGAATGTTGTAGAGAAATGGGAAGAAGCTGTAGATAGCTTTTCGCGTTTGGGCATAAGGGTAGCTAAAGTAAGAACCGGTCTTGTGCTTTCGGGTAAAGGAGGTATGCTTGCAGAAATTGCCAAGCCTGTTCGTTATGGTATGGGTTCGGCTTTTGGTTCAGGCAATCAAATGCAGTCCTGGATTGATATAGAAGATCTTGTAGATATATATTATTATATACTTAATAATGAACTTGAAGGGGTTTATAATGCAGTAGCTCCTTATCCGGTTTCTCAAAATGAACTGGTTAAGTGTGTAGCTAAAGTTTTAAACAAGCCTTACTTTATGCCTAATATCCCAAAATTTGCAATGGAGTTAATATTGGGAGAAATGCATATGCTGCTTTTTACCAGTCAAAATGTTAGCGCCAAAAAAATAATAGGGCAGGGGTATCAGTTTAAATACCTTTCTCTTGAAAAAGCACTTGAAAACGAATTGAAATAA
- a CDS encoding YceI family protein → MKNKLTILMLCASLAFTVSCKKDNTENAETTDATEAAEASAEAVKYTVNTTESTIDWTGSKPTGKHTGTINLSEGEFSVKNDSVESGKFVIDMNSITVTDLEAGNGKEDLEAHLKGLGKEDTADHFFNVKKYPTGTFEITGITQEAGKTMVEGNLTLKETTKNIKFPATVTVTPEAVTLTSENFKINRTLWSVNYSSKSIFDNLGDKYVDDEIELKVNIKATK, encoded by the coding sequence ATGAAAAACAAACTTACCATTCTTATGCTTTGCGCTTCGCTTGCATTTACGGTTTCATGTAAAAAAGACAACACAGAAAATGCTGAAACAACTGACGCTACTGAAGCTGCAGAAGCAAGTGCAGAAGCTGTAAAGTACACAGTTAACACTACTGAATCTACAATTGACTGGACAGGTTCTAAACCTACAGGAAAACACACAGGTACAATAAACCTTTCTGAAGGTGAATTCTCTGTAAAGAATGATTCAGTAGAATCAGGAAAATTTGTTATAGACATGAACTCTATTACCGTAACTGACCTTGAGGCAGGAAATGGTAAAGAAGATCTTGAGGCTCACCTTAAAGGTTTAGGTAAAGAAGATACTGCCGATCATTTCTTTAACGTAAAAAAATACCCTACAGGTACTTTTGAAATTACAGGAATTACTCAGGAAGCAGGAAAAACTATGGTTGAAGGTAATCTTACACTAAAAGAAACAACTAAAAACATTAAATTCCCTGCAACTGTTACAGTTACTCCGGAAGCTGTTACCCTTACAAGTGAAAACTTTAAGATAAACAGAACTTTATGGAGTGTAAACTATTCTTCTAAAAGTATTTTTGACAACTTAGGAGATAAATATGTTGATGATGAGATTGAACTTAAAGTAAACATAAAAGCTACTAAGTAA
- a CDS encoding nucleotide exchange factor GrpE, translating into MFKKIFKNMSQENSENVEKDLTQDNIVNDNEETVNEGIPSAEGLTEEEKLREELAKEKDKFLRLFAEFENYKKRTSKERVELFRTANQEVLQALLPVLDDFDRALVQISKSEDEILLKGVELIHNKLKDTLVSKGLEQVDIKAGDDFNADFAEAITQIPAPSEDLKGKVVDVVEKGYKLGDKIIRFPKVVIGS; encoded by the coding sequence ATGTTTAAGAAAATATTTAAAAATATGAGCCAGGAAAATTCTGAAAATGTTGAAAAAGACTTGACACAGGATAATATAGTTAACGACAATGAAGAGACTGTAAATGAAGGTATTCCTTCTGCAGAGGGGTTAACGGAAGAAGAGAAGCTTAGAGAAGAGCTGGCTAAGGAAAAAGATAAGTTTTTACGACTTTTTGCCGAGTTTGAAAATTATAAAAAAAGAACATCTAAGGAGAGAGTTGAGCTTTTCAGGACTGCCAATCAGGAAGTTTTACAGGCTTTGTTACCGGTTCTTGACGATTTTGACAGGGCGCTTGTGCAGATTTCAAAATCGGAAGATGAGATTCTGCTAAAAGGTGTAGAGCTTATACATAATAAACTTAAAGATACGTTAGTGTCTAAAGGCTTAGAGCAGGTTGATATTAAAGCAGGTGACGACTTTAATGCTGACTTTGCAGAAGCAATTACACAAATACCGGCTCCCAGCGAAGATCTTAAAGGTAAGGTGGTAGATGTAGTGGAAAAAGGATATAAGCTGGGTGATAAAATTATTCGTTTCCCTAAAGTAGTTATAGGTAGCTAA